From Pan troglodytes isolate AG18354 chromosome 9, NHGRI_mPanTro3-v2.0_pri, whole genome shotgun sequence, the proteins below share one genomic window:
- the CD151 gene encoding CD151 antigen, with protein sequence MGEFNEKKTTCGTVCLKYLLFTYNCCFWLAGLAVMAVGIWTLALKSDYISLLASGTYLATAYILVVAGTVVMVTGVLGCCATFKERRNLLRLYFILLLIIFLLEIIAGILAYAYYQQLNTELKENLKDTMTKRYHQPGHEAVTSAVDQLQQEFHCCGSNNSQDWRDSEWIRSQEAGGRVVPDSCCKTVVALCGQRDHASNIYKVEGGCITKLETFIQEHLRVIGAVGIGIACVQVFGMIFTCCLYRSLKLEHY encoded by the exons ATGGGTGAGTTCAACGAGAAGAAGACAACATGTGGCACCGTTTGCCTCAAGTACCTGCTGTTTACCTACAATTGCTGCTTCTGG CTGGCTGGCCTGGCTGTCATGGCAGTGGGCATCTGGACGCTGGCCCTCAAGAGTGACTACATCAGCCTGCTGGCCTCAGGCACCTACCTGGCCACAGCCTACATCCTGGTGGTGGCGGGCACTGTCGTCATGGTGACTGGGGTCTTGGGCTGCTGCGCCACCTTCAAGGAGCGTCGGAACCTGCTGCGCCTG TACTTCATCCTGCTCCTCATCATCTTTCTGCTGGAGATCATCGCTGGTATCCTCGCCTACGCCTACTACCAGCAG CTGAACACGGAGCTCAAGGAGAACCTGAAGGACACCATGACCAAGCGCTACCACCAGCCGGGCCATGAGGCTGTGACCAGCGCTGTGGACCAGCTGCAGCAGGAG TTCCACTGCTGTGGTAGCAACAACTCACAGGACTGGCGAGACAGTGAGTGGATCCGCTCACAGGAGGCCGGTGGCCGCGTGGTCCCCGACAGCTGCTGCAAGACGGTGGTGGCTCTTTGTGGGCAGCGGGACCATGCCTCCAACATCTACAAGGTGGAG GGCGGCTGCATCACCAAGTTGGAGACCTTCATCCAGGAGCACCTGAGGGTCATTGGGGCTGTGGGGATCGGCATTGCCTGTGTGCAG GTCTTTGGCATGATCTTCACGTGCTGCCTGTACAGGAGTCTCAAGCTGGAGCACTACTGA
- the POLR2L gene encoding DNA-directed RNA polymerases I, II, and III subunit RPABC5, with the protein MIIPVRCFTCGKIVGNKWEAYLGLLQAEYTEGDALDALGLKRYCCRRMLLAHVDLIEKLLNYAPLEK; encoded by the exons ATGATCATCCCTGTACGCTGCTTCACTTGTGGCAAGATCGTCGGCAACAAGTGGGAGGCTTACCTGGGGCTGCTGCAGGCCGAGTACACCGAGGG GGATGCGCTGGATGCCCTGGGCCTGAAGCGCTACTGCTGCCGCCGGATGCTGCTGGCCCACGTGGACCTGATCGAGAAGCTGCTCAATTATGCACCCCTGGAGAAGTGA